Proteins encoded by one window of Triplophysa rosa linkage group LG19, Trosa_1v2, whole genome shotgun sequence:
- the LOC130569842 gene encoding olfactory receptor 49-like: protein MENSSYPVMLTLMVPRESKSYRHIYFTCFLFLYLLILSINIRLISVIIMEKSLHEPMFMFLCNLCVNVIYGASGFYPIFLFNLLLDSYVISSHLCALQSFVIYSSLITEITILTVMAYDRYVAICRPLDYHSKLTKNKCLKLILLSWIIPNCYTVPAALLSSLRILCKYHIDKLYCDNWSIVNLSCASSFVNNIFGYFIIVTCLSFVVVIIVSYIKLIAACKASLENRKNFWQTCLPHLLLLMNFVFSVLFDVMYSRYGANDIPESVRNFLALELIIVPPVVNPLIYGLNIKAVRKRAFPSCPVSKIHVSEAQKMCKT from the coding sequence ATGGAGAACTCTTCTTATCCTGTGATGTTGACTCTTATGGTGCCCAGAGAATCAAAATCATACAGGCATATATATtttacttgttttcttttcctcTATTTGCTCATATTGTCAATTAATATCCGTCTTATTTCTGTCATTATCATGGAGAAATCTCTTCATGAACccatgttcatgtttttgtgtaatctgtgtgtaaatgtgatataTGGAGCATCAGGATTCTACcctatatttttgtttaatttgctCTTGGATTCATATGTGATCTCCTCTCACTTGTGTGCTTTGCAATCCTTTGTTATTTACAGCTCTTTAATTACTGAGATTACAATATTAACAGTCATGGCATATGACAGATATGTAGCCATATGCAGACCTTTGGATTATCATTCCAAattaactaaaaacaaatgtttgaaattaattCTGTTGTCCTGGATTATACCTAACTGCTACACAGTTCCAGCAGCCCTGTTATCAAGCTTGAGGATACTTTGTAAATATCACATTGACAAATTGTATTGTGACAACTGGTCAATTGTAAATCTGTCTTGTGCTTCAAGTtttgttaataatatttttggatattttattaTTGTCACATGTTTATCTTTTGTGGTTGTTATCATAGTGTCGTACATTAAGCTCATCGCTGCATGTAAAGCATCtttagaaaacagaaaaaatttTTGGCAAACATGTTTGCCACATTTACTGTTACTTatgaattttgttttttctgtacTTTTTGATGTCATGTATAGCAGATATGGTGCAAATGATATTCCAGAGAGTGTGCGTAATTTTTTGGCTTTAGAACTGATTATAGTTCCTCCTGTTGTCAATCCTCTAATCTATGGATTAAATATTAAGGCGGTGCGCAAAAGAGCTTTTCCCTCTTGTCCTGtttcaaaaatacatgtttCAGAAGctcaaaaaatgtgtaaaacataa
- the LOC130569843 gene encoding olfactory receptor 1509-like: MENSSYPVMLTLMVPRESKSYRHIYFTCFLFLYLLILSINIRLISVIIMEKSLHEPMFMFLCNLCVNVIYGASGFYPIFLFNLLLDSYVISFHMCALQTFVIYSSLITEITILTVMSYDRYVAICRPLDYHSKLTKNTCLKLILLSWIIPNCYTVPAALLSNLRTFCKYHIDKLYCDNWSIVKLSCASSSFNNLLGYIIIVTLFSFVGVIIASYIKLIAACKSSLENRRKFWQTCFPHFLSLMNLIFAWLFGAMYNRYGANDIPESLRNFLSLELIIVPPVVNPLIYVLKIKAVRKKVFKSRIASRIHFSEVQKKC, from the coding sequence ATGGAGAACTCTTCTTATCCTGTGATGTTGACTCTTATGGTGCCCAGAGAATCAAAATCATACAGGCATATATATtttacttgttttcttttcctcTATTTGCTCATATTGTCAATTAATATCCGCCTTATTTCTGTCATTATCATGGAGAAATCTCTTCATGAACccatgttcatgtttttgtgtaatctgtgtgtaaatgtgatataTGGAGCATCAGGATTCTACcctatatttttgtttaatttgctCTTGGATTCATATGTGATCTCCTTTCACATGTGTGCTCTGCAAACCTTTGTTATCTACAGCTCTTTAATTACTGAGATTACAATATTAACAGTCATGTCATATGACAGATATGTAGCCATATGCAGACCTTTGGATTATCATTCCAAATTAACTAAAAACACATGTTTGAAATTAATTCTGTTGTCCTGGATTATACCTAACTGCTACACAGTTCCAGCAGCCCTGTTATCAAATTTGAGGACATTTTGTAAATATCACATTGATAAATTGTATTGTGACAACTGGTCAATTGTAAAGCTGTCTTGTGCTTCAAGTTCTTTTAATAATCTTTTAGGATATATTATTATTGTcacacttttttcttttgtaggtGTCATCATAGCATCATACATTAAACTCATTGCTGCCTGTAAATCATCTCTAGAAAACAGAAGAAAGTTCTGGCAAACCTGTTTTCCACACTTTCTGTCACTTATGAATTTAATTTTTGCTTGGCTTTTTGGTGCCATGTATAACAGATACGGTGCAAATGACATTCCAGAGAGTCTGCGTAATTTTTTGTCTTTAGAACTGATTATAGTTCCTCCTGTTGTTAATCCTCTAATCTATGTATTAAAAATCAAGGCGGTGCGCAAAAAGGTTTTCAAGTCCCGCATTGCATCAAGAATACATTTTTCAGAGGttcaaaaaaaatgttga